In Aciduliprofundum sp. MAR08-339, a single window of DNA contains:
- a CDS encoding RNA-binding domain-containing protein — MGLEIVIEAELHPTEDVEKVKNAILNIFPDARLEILAGEIRGISHSVDTLGKILKEMRIRDAARSVFLSNLYDDEIVFSISKQAATVGKVNFSVGNVPLGDIKIIMRGENLREIVDMIAPDTRKLS; from the coding sequence ATGGGTTTAGAGATAGTGATTGAGGCGGAACTCCACCCAACAGAGGATGTGGAAAAGGTTAAAAATGCCATATTGAATATATTCCCCGATGCCAGGTTGGAAATTCTTGCGGGGGAAATTAGGGGCATATCCCACAGTGTTGATACCTTGGGCAAGATTCTGAAGGAGATGAGAATAAGGGACGCGGCTCGCAGTGTTTTTCTGAGCAATCTATACGATGATGAGATCGTTTTTTCAATAAGCAAGCAGGCGGCCACAGTTGGAAAGGTGAATTTTTCCGTGGGCAACGTGCCCCTTGGAGATATAAAGATAATCATGAGGGGCGAGAATTTAAGGGAGATAGTGGATATGATTGCCCCCGATACGAGAAAGCTCAGTTGA
- a CDS encoding CPBP family intramembrane glutamic endopeptidase gives MKSPLHTLKEISSFIASLIALTIIITIFAYMLYSLFYLVPHISDTYFAIPIYVVIPFPIWPTPVLIFYLTGSFGYAWYVFLASAISASVILMLFYGIIPYYRSFVKNPSAYRRNPFQELSELYALNIFFSILVVYIFLLFGYTPHTPGIGKMPIWQQMLSLLHASVYEELIVRTVFLGIPVYLFYILKGKRVSPIRILGGYGKITSVEAIFIVLSAIVFAAAHVSAWGFWKMIPTFVGGLLLGYLYIRYGIYASIMLHFMTDFISIPMGMEKGLSYLFGFLMLAMAILGLIFFISYTIRTINYFSKKKPVKRRPQENKRVPNVAWTNLVCPNCGGTIFQYVDKNTVRCIRCGTEIKVGEDNSYYQNYFN, from the coding sequence ATGAAATCACCCCTTCACACCCTGAAGGAAATATCATCCTTCATAGCATCGCTGATAGCACTGACAATAATAATCACAATTTTCGCCTACATGCTCTACAGTTTGTTTTACCTTGTTCCACACATATCCGATACCTATTTTGCAATTCCCATTTATGTGGTCATACCCTTCCCAATCTGGCCCACCCCCGTATTGATTTTCTATCTAACGGGCTCATTTGGGTATGCCTGGTACGTTTTTCTGGCATCTGCAATCTCAGCATCGGTCATACTCATGCTCTTCTACGGGATAATCCCGTATTACAGAAGTTTTGTGAAAAATCCATCGGCCTACAGAAGAAATCCATTCCAGGAACTTTCTGAACTTTACGCATTGAACATATTCTTCAGCATACTCGTTGTTTACATATTTCTGCTGTTCGGATACACGCCCCACACACCGGGAATCGGGAAGATGCCCATATGGCAGCAAATGCTGAGTTTGCTCCATGCCTCCGTGTATGAAGAACTTATTGTAAGAACAGTGTTCCTCGGCATACCTGTGTACCTCTTTTACATTCTCAAGGGAAAAAGGGTGTCTCCAATACGCATATTAGGAGGGTACGGAAAAATCACCTCTGTTGAAGCCATATTTATAGTGCTCTCAGCCATAGTGTTTGCAGCGGCACACGTGTCAGCATGGGGTTTTTGGAAGATGATTCCAACCTTTGTGGGTGGACTCCTCCTGGGTTATCTCTACATTCGCTATGGCATATACGCATCCATAATGCTGCACTTCATGACCGATTTCATAAGCATACCAATGGGGATGGAAAAGGGATTATCCTACCTTTTCGGATTCCTCATGCTGGCCATGGCAATTCTGGGTTTGATTTTCTTCATATCATACACCATCAGAACAATAAACTATTTCTCAAAGAAAAAACCTGTAAAGCGTAGGCCGCAGGAAAATAAAAGGGTACCCAACGTGGCATGGACCAACCTGGTATGCCCAAACTGCGGAGGTACAATATTCCAGTACGTTGATAAAAACACAGTAAGATGCATCAGGTGCGGCACTGAAATAAAGGTGGGAGAAGACAATTCATATTACCAAAACTACTTCAACTGA
- a CDS encoding SIS domain-containing protein produces MFHEAYRYIIESIGESLDAVDTSLVNRAVEMISSAKQIFVYGSGRSGLVGKFFAMRLVQLGLVAYFIGETITPVVNPGDVVVLVSNTGRTQSTLLVESIVKRINARVIAVTSDGSSPLAENADLTFIIKYSKTRGELAPLGTLFEDASVIFFDSLIAALMKKLGQREEDMRRRHAIWV; encoded by the coding sequence ATGTTCCATGAGGCTTACAGGTACATAATTGAGAGCATAGGTGAATCATTGGATGCCGTTGATACTTCCCTGGTAAACAGGGCCGTGGAGATGATATCCTCCGCAAAGCAGATTTTTGTTTACGGCTCCGGGCGCTCCGGTCTTGTGGGTAAGTTCTTCGCCATGCGCTTGGTGCAGCTGGGGCTTGTTGCTTATTTCATCGGTGAGACTATAACTCCTGTGGTTAATCCGGGAGATGTGGTGGTGCTCGTATCCAATACCGGACGCACGCAGTCAACTCTTCTCGTGGAAAGTATTGTGAAGAGGATTAATGCGAGGGTTATTGCTGTAACATCCGATGGTTCCTCTCCGCTTGCGGAGAATGCGGATCTCACATTCATAATCAAATACAGTAAAACAAGGGGTGAACTTGCCCCATTGGGCACTCTCTTTGAAGATGCATCGGTTATATTTTTTGATTCACTCATAGCAGCGCTTATGAAGAAACTGGGTCAGAGGGAAGAGGATATGAGGAGGCGCCATGCCATATGGGTTTAG
- a CDS encoding FlaD/FlaE family flagellar protein, giving the protein MILERIGEDPSKHVLAMKWLAYMMQHVDHQGLERVLEYYEKIGWIGTRAKEELSSIASGLKSTGKGEWTLPFRVHLTSLLFISKLADIPIERELTGINTYIENWINSPEEILSI; this is encoded by the coding sequence ATGATACTTGAGAGGATAGGAGAAGACCCAAGTAAGCATGTGTTGGCGATGAAATGGCTCGCGTATATGATGCAGCATGTGGATCACCAGGGTCTGGAGAGGGTACTGGAGTACTACGAAAAAATAGGATGGATAGGCACTCGTGCCAAGGAAGAATTAAGCTCCATCGCCTCGGGTCTTAAATCCACGGGAAAGGGGGAGTGGACCCTGCCGTTCAGGGTTCACCTCACCTCCCTGCTCTTCATATCCAAACTGGCAGATATACCTATTGAGAGAGAACTCACAGGCATCAATACCTACATTGAGAATTGGATAAACAGTCCGGAGGAAATCCTCTCAATCTAG
- a CDS encoding threonine synthase, producing MLWMRYGPMLVCTKCGERYDLSSPIQRCSRCGEPLQLDFARGYVREGRSVWSRFGDFYPDVHLNMDYSMGEGDTPLLFSRRISRKLGNDIYLKNESQNPTWSFKDRGTFVALNRAISLGFEKIGVVSTGNMAASVSAYGARAGLETYVLLHSGTSIDRVAQISVYGSKVILVEGDYGTLYYESIGIGTREGIYFMNSDDPFRVEGYKSIAFEIGETVEADYVVIPTSSGGLLRGIMKGFEELRNSGIIDRIPVPVAVQAEGCAPICRAFHNGTQVERFDGPRTIAHAISNPYPPSGNEVLRLLKRYGGTCISVSDEDIINAQMDLAHEGIFVQPASATVLAAATHLKVRDKKIVLVLTGSGLKAKMEYHGRIYQCELKDLERLLEVIENES from the coding sequence ATGCTCTGGATGAGATACGGGCCCATGCTTGTTTGTACAAAATGTGGCGAGAGATACGACCTCTCCTCTCCAATTCAAAGATGCTCCAGGTGTGGTGAGCCGCTTCAACTGGATTTTGCACGGGGATATGTTCGGGAAGGCAGGAGTGTATGGAGCAGGTTTGGTGATTTCTATCCAGATGTGCATCTGAACATGGATTACAGCATGGGAGAGGGAGATACTCCTCTCCTATTTTCCAGAAGGATATCCCGAAAACTTGGGAACGATATTTATTTGAAAAATGAATCGCAGAACCCCACCTGGAGTTTCAAGGACAGGGGAACTTTCGTGGCACTAAATCGTGCAATCTCCCTCGGATTTGAAAAAATAGGGGTTGTTTCAACGGGGAACATGGCTGCAAGCGTATCCGCCTACGGTGCCAGAGCGGGACTTGAAACCTACGTTCTCCTTCATTCCGGCACGTCCATAGATAGGGTGGCCCAGATATCAGTGTACGGATCCAAGGTAATTCTGGTTGAGGGTGACTATGGAACCCTCTACTATGAATCCATAGGGATTGGAACCCGAGAGGGCATTTATTTTATGAACTCGGACGATCCTTTCAGGGTTGAGGGGTACAAGAGCATAGCCTTTGAAATTGGAGAGACCGTTGAGGCCGATTATGTGGTGATTCCCACGAGTTCTGGCGGCTTACTTAGGGGAATAATGAAGGGCTTTGAAGAGTTGAGAAACAGCGGTATTATAGATAGGATTCCAGTGCCCGTGGCCGTTCAGGCAGAGGGGTGTGCCCCCATTTGCAGGGCATTCCACAACGGTACTCAGGTTGAAAGATTTGATGGGCCAAGAACAATCGCACATGCCATTTCAAATCCGTATCCTCCCAGTGGAAACGAGGTATTGAGGTTGCTCAAAAGGTACGGAGGTACCTGCATATCTGTTTCAGATGAGGATATAATTAATGCTCAAATGGACCTTGCCCATGAGGGAATATTCGTGCAGCCAGCATCCGCCACAGTCCTGGCTGCTGCCACGCATCTGAAAGTAAGGGACAAAAAGATTGTGCTTGTACTCACCGGTTCCGGGCTAAAGGCAAAAATGGAATATCATGGACGCATATACCAATGCGAACTCAAAGATCTTGAGAGACTTTTGGAGGTGATAGAAAATGAATCCTGA
- a CDS encoding archaellin/type IV pilin N-terminal domain-containing protein, translated as MKKVYRREKGEMGVGTLIIFIAMIIVAAVAATVLIQTAYMLQQQAMETGDVAIQDVATGFKVITIQGIRSDVIYTNETLGNISSGDTVFTGTLKHVPVNPHSVTITNGTFVVKDDGTGNLVPVIGNVSGTINYNTGEVKLILPQAATASSEVNATYGSGYSPTITYLEIKVGLMAGSPPISLYSVLVEISDGYTDATLTYNPNAQNFTDLTNRTFGVQIARDMPPSNWERDRVITSGDVIKILINASAVGLYLAPQTNVMIKLIPKHGVPNLVEFETPSTYTTKYINLW; from the coding sequence ATGAAGAAGGTGTATAGGAGAGAAAAGGGCGAAATGGGCGTGGGCACACTCATAATATTCATCGCTATGATCATAGTCGCCGCAGTGGCGGCAACAGTGCTAATACAGACTGCATATATGCTCCAGCAACAGGCCATGGAAACAGGGGACGTAGCCATACAGGATGTTGCTACAGGCTTCAAGGTGATTACAATTCAGGGCATAAGAAGTGATGTGATCTACACAAACGAAACTCTGGGTAACATATCCTCCGGAGACACCGTATTCACAGGAACCCTCAAACATGTGCCGGTGAATCCTCACAGTGTTACCATAACAAATGGAACCTTTGTTGTTAAGGACGATGGTACAGGAAACCTTGTGCCGGTAATAGGCAATGTGAGTGGGACAATAAACTACAACACTGGAGAGGTTAAGTTGATACTCCCACAGGCAGCCACAGCAAGTAGTGAGGTAAATGCCACCTATGGCTCTGGATACAGTCCAACAATAACCTATCTGGAAATCAAGGTTGGTCTCATGGCCGGAAGTCCTCCTATCTCGCTCTACAGCGTGCTTGTGGAAATAAGCGATGGCTACACAGATGCGACCCTGACCTATAATCCAAATGCTCAGAATTTCACTGATCTCACAAACAGAACATTTGGGGTGCAGATAGCAAGGGACATGCCACCATCCAACTGGGAAAGGGATAGGGTGATAACCTCCGGAGATGTGATAAAGATATTAATAAACGCATCGGCCGTTGGACTTTATCTCGCTCCCCAGACCAACGTGATGATAAAGCTCATACCAAAGCACGGAGTGCCGAATCTGGTGGAATTTGAAACCCCATCTACGTACACAACCAAGTACATAAATCTCTGGTGA
- a CDS encoding glycine/serine hydroxymethyltransferase — MNPEELVHLHDEYRKNVLNMQASENYLSYRVRRALASDMASRYSMVFDMEVHGSVVHNAYGGTRYQEDIVNYASDMAKNVFAFQYASVKPISGHIAAMSVLISIARRGDKIMAIPPEVGGYDGYSQQYMPDMFDLKFVQLKLKDLRYVDTEDIRKEKPQLIILGASYILFPYNLDEVLDVAEDVGARVVYDASHVLGLLPSGFQKDIERCDVVYGSTHKSFPGPQGGIILTNDSDLGNKIEKNMTWRTQDNFHTNRVAALALALEEFKPVAKEYGDRVRENSKVLARTLHSLGLEIRFPPDFTDSHQILLEEGALNKFNLTPPDMSRVLEKNGIIVDAVGRIGTAELTWKGYGKEDMESIAKLIISALKGESVAEEVRALVEKWDGKTMGERAMGV; from the coding sequence ATGAATCCTGAAGAACTGGTGCATCTGCATGACGAGTACAGGAAAAATGTGCTGAACATGCAAGCATCTGAAAATTACCTTTCATACAGGGTGCGCAGGGCTCTGGCATCCGACATGGCATCCAGGTATTCCATGGTGTTTGATATGGAAGTGCATGGCAGCGTGGTGCACAACGCCTACGGCGGAACGAGGTATCAGGAGGATATAGTGAATTATGCATCTGATATGGCAAAAAATGTATTTGCGTTCCAATACGCCAGTGTAAAACCCATTTCTGGGCACATAGCCGCCATGAGTGTGCTCATATCCATCGCGAGGAGAGGAGATAAGATAATGGCAATACCTCCCGAGGTCGGGGGTTACGATGGGTACTCTCAGCAGTACATGCCAGATATGTTCGACCTGAAATTTGTGCAGTTGAAATTGAAGGATTTGAGATATGTGGATACGGAGGATATAAGAAAAGAAAAGCCCCAACTTATCATTTTGGGTGCGAGTTACATTCTCTTTCCCTATAATCTGGACGAGGTTCTTGATGTGGCTGAAGATGTGGGAGCAAGGGTGGTTTACGATGCCTCCCACGTTCTTGGACTCCTACCCAGCGGTTTTCAAAAAGACATAGAGAGGTGCGATGTGGTTTACGGTTCAACCCACAAATCATTTCCAGGACCACAGGGTGGGATAATTCTGACCAATGATTCAGATCTTGGCAACAAGATTGAGAAAAATATGACATGGCGCACGCAGGACAATTTTCATACCAATCGTGTTGCGGCACTGGCCCTTGCACTTGAGGAATTCAAGCCGGTTGCCAAGGAGTATGGTGATAGGGTGAGAGAGAATTCAAAGGTTCTGGCAAGAACTCTGCATTCCCTAGGGCTTGAAATACGCTTTCCTCCGGATTTCACAGATTCTCACCAGATACTTCTTGAGGAGGGCGCTCTTAATAAATTCAATTTAACTCCCCCCGATATGAGCAGAGTCTTGGAGAAAAATGGTATCATAGTGGATGCTGTTGGAAGAATTGGAACTGCAGAACTCACGTGGAAGGGTTATGGCAAGGAGGATATGGAGAGTATTGCTAAACTCATTATCAGCGCATTGAAGGGTGAGAGTGTGGCAGAAGAGGTACGTGCTCTCGTGGAAAAATGGGATGGAAAAACCATGGGTGAGAGGGCTATGGGAGTATGA
- a CDS encoding 30S ribosomal protein S3ae, whose protein sequence is MASRRAERAAARRIRDKWRSKVWYTIIAPETFSSKEIGMTPANDPEKVIGRIAESTLYDLTGDFKKMHVKLYFKINRIQGTNAYTRFIGHDMTNDYIRRMVRRRRSRIDAIFPVLTADGYKIRVKVIAVPDRRIKSSIKSELRKKISEYLFAKATELTFSEYVKYLLSDEVKRDLSKALKPIYPVRRIEVRKTEVLHFPEEKVIELEREEEKKEIEVEAPEEVSEEVAEEEVS, encoded by the coding sequence ATGGCAAGCAGAAGAGCGGAAAGGGCCGCTGCCAGGAGAATTCGTGATAAATGGAGATCAAAGGTATGGTACACCATAATAGCACCGGAGACATTTAGTTCAAAGGAGATCGGTATGACTCCAGCGAACGATCCGGAAAAGGTAATTGGCAGAATTGCAGAATCAACCCTATACGATCTCACGGGCGATTTTAAGAAGATGCACGTTAAACTCTATTTCAAGATCAACAGAATTCAGGGCACAAACGCATATACAAGATTCATAGGCCACGACATGACCAACGATTACATACGCCGCATGGTGAGGAGGAGACGCAGCAGGATAGATGCCATATTCCCCGTTCTCACTGCAGATGGTTACAAGATAAGGGTCAAGGTAATCGCCGTTCCAGATAGGAGAATTAAGAGTTCAATAAAGAGTGAGTTGAGGAAGAAAATTTCTGAGTATCTTTTTGCAAAGGCCACAGAACTGACATTTTCCGAATATGTGAAGTATCTCCTCAGTGATGAGGTCAAAAGGGACCTTTCCAAGGCCCTGAAACCCATTTACCCCGTCCGCAGAATTGAGGTCCGCAAAACGGAAGTTCTGCACTTCCCGGAAGAGAAGGTCATTGAACTGGAGCGTGAGGAGGAAAAGAAGGAAATTGAAGTTGAAGCCCCTGAAGAAGTTTCGGAAGAGGTTGCAGAAGAAGAGGTTTCTTAA
- a CDS encoding TIM barrel protein, with the protein MYRFGLAGIPLSCKGRTLKDAIEDTHRMGLHAMEIQFLRVNVQERSVYDEVGLKPREIENALIVEVLRPDEEGNYQPIGIDTQLEEDDILLELFWNLATSYGELKKLGELAKELDVQLSLHTPYYMDLISNTELTEKSIDYIIWGGLLANEMGAKYVVNHIGLYGDLSKAQAMKNVVANVKKIKTRYRELKLKPKLGFETSGKQVVFGSLEEVISLSKKVKGVLPVANFAHIHARTNGSLKDQKKFEEVFDKLAPFWKDEYYVHFAGVFYENGNETAIVPIKKGDLKFETLANVLLNNEYNITVISSTPLLEHDAAYMRVIMERVLARRLAKKK; encoded by the coding sequence ATGTATCGTTTTGGTCTTGCCGGAATACCGTTATCGTGCAAGGGACGCACGTTAAAGGATGCCATAGAGGATACCCACAGAATGGGACTACATGCCATGGAGATTCAATTTTTGCGTGTCAACGTTCAGGAAAGAAGCGTTTACGATGAGGTGGGTTTGAAGCCCAGAGAGATTGAAAATGCCCTGATTGTAGAGGTTCTGCGCCCTGACGAGGAGGGTAATTATCAGCCCATCGGTATAGATACGCAACTGGAGGAGGACGATATTCTTCTTGAACTCTTCTGGAACCTTGCCACAAGTTACGGTGAATTGAAAAAACTTGGCGAGTTGGCCAAGGAACTTGATGTGCAGTTGAGTTTGCATACGCCCTATTATATGGATTTGATTTCGAATACGGAACTGACTGAGAAATCAATTGATTACATAATTTGGGGAGGATTGCTTGCCAACGAGATGGGAGCAAAATACGTTGTCAATCACATCGGTCTGTATGGGGATCTCAGCAAGGCGCAGGCAATGAAGAACGTTGTGGCGAATGTGAAGAAGATAAAGACAAGGTACAGGGAACTCAAACTCAAGCCGAAACTGGGATTCGAAACCTCTGGCAAGCAGGTGGTTTTTGGAAGTCTAGAGGAGGTAATTTCACTTTCAAAGAAGGTCAAGGGAGTTTTGCCGGTTGCCAATTTTGCCCACATACATGCCAGAACAAATGGATCTCTAAAGGATCAGAAAAAATTCGAGGAAGTATTTGATAAACTCGCGCCATTCTGGAAGGATGAGTATTATGTGCATTTTGCAGGCGTGTTTTATGAGAACGGCAACGAGACTGCCATAGTTCCCATAAAAAAAGGAGACCTGAAATTCGAAACCCTTGCAAATGTCCTGCTCAACAATGAGTACAATATCACGGTTATATCCTCCACTCCGCTTCTTGAGCATGATGCTGCATACATGCGGGTTATTATGGAGCGTGTTCTTGCCAGAAGGCTTGCAAAGAAGAAGTGA
- a CDS encoding isopentenyl phosphate kinase, translating to MKIIKIGGSALTDKRNGDDHVAEVADRVARELIPNERYVIVHGVGYVGHKLAKEYKLFKGLQSNHIQWAYLRSEVAKITKVIVEALVEHGHPAVEVSITDVARARNGEFIHFNLNCLKRFVDMGFIPVLRGDGVIDESSGLTVISGDKIATELALRLGADEIIYGTDVDGLLDKKGMVIGRIGKDEARSLPLWDTGDFSGGMKNKLLEALRLKNAKIRIINLRKDGNLKLALEGRDVGTLILP from the coding sequence ATGAAAATAATCAAAATAGGAGGCTCTGCACTTACAGATAAGAGAAATGGAGATGACCATGTCGCGGAGGTAGCAGATAGGGTGGCTAGGGAACTCATTCCCAATGAAAGGTACGTGATTGTGCACGGTGTGGGCTATGTAGGCCATAAACTGGCCAAGGAGTACAAACTTTTCAAAGGATTGCAAAGCAACCATATTCAGTGGGCCTACCTGCGCTCTGAGGTGGCAAAAATCACAAAGGTCATCGTGGAGGCTCTCGTTGAGCATGGGCATCCGGCTGTGGAAGTATCCATTACCGATGTGGCAAGAGCCAGAAATGGAGAGTTTATCCATTTTAATTTAAATTGCCTTAAAAGATTTGTGGATATGGGGTTCATCCCCGTGCTGAGGGGAGATGGGGTCATTGACGAATCATCGGGCTTAACAGTGATTTCTGGAGATAAAATCGCAACGGAGCTTGCACTGCGTCTTGGGGCGGATGAAATAATATACGGTACGGACGTGGATGGTTTACTTGACAAGAAGGGAATGGTTATTGGAAGAATAGGGAAGGATGAGGCACGCTCCCTCCCTCTCTGGGATACAGGCGATTTCTCTGGTGGAATGAAAAACAAACTTCTTGAGGCACTGAGGTTGAAGAATGCAAAAATAAGGATAATAAACCTCAGAAAGGATGGAAATCTGAAACTCGCCCTTGAAGGCAGGGATGTGGGCACCCTCATACTCCCATAG
- a CDS encoding formate--tetrahydrofolate ligase, giving the protein MLPIDEVASKVGIENIIRYGNYKAKIPLEEIWRRERRAKVVLVTATNPTPHGEGKTTTSIGTSMAFWRMGKRSIVTLREPSLGPVFGIKGGGTGGGKSTVEPSEDINLHFTGDFHAIQIAHNLLSTVINNAIFHNVEPCLDRKKILWSKVMDLNARELRGIVEGLGPNGGAVMENHFEITSASEISAIIAISKDYRDLKERLSNILVGFKNDKTPVFARDFNVVGAMAAVLRDALLPNLVQTSEGTPAVVHAGPFANIAHGHNSLLADEIGMRYSDYLVTEAGFGSDLGAEKFVNIVARMGDFDISGAVLVTTVKALKYHGGVKKKHLEEENVEALESGASNLQRHIDIVRKLGFEPVVAINHFPQDTERELSRLQEIVEDMDVKFAVSEVFARGGGGGIDIAKHLESIQPRKPRFTYKLDEPIREKVEAIATEIYGASGVVWEQQAKKDLKLVDKLGFNDFYVCMAKTQYSLSDNPKLLGAPENFEVHVRALKISSGARFVVPLLGDINTMPGLPTKPAAENIDLTDDGRIVGLH; this is encoded by the coding sequence ATGTTGCCCATAGATGAAGTTGCCTCAAAGGTAGGGATAGAGAACATTATTCGTTACGGAAATTACAAGGCAAAGATCCCCCTTGAGGAGATCTGGAGGAGGGAAAGGAGAGCCAAGGTGGTTCTGGTAACTGCCACAAATCCCACTCCCCATGGGGAGGGGAAAACAACAACTTCCATAGGCACCAGTATGGCATTCTGGAGAATGGGAAAGAGGAGCATTGTGACCCTTAGAGAACCCTCACTTGGACCTGTTTTCGGGATAAAGGGAGGTGGCACAGGAGGTGGAAAAAGTACCGTTGAACCCAGCGAAGATATAAATTTGCACTTCACCGGTGATTTTCATGCCATTCAGATAGCCCATAATCTTCTTTCCACGGTGATCAACAATGCAATATTTCACAATGTTGAGCCCTGCCTTGACAGGAAGAAAATTCTCTGGAGCAAGGTTATGGACCTCAATGCCAGGGAATTGCGAGGCATAGTTGAGGGCCTTGGTCCCAACGGTGGGGCAGTTATGGAGAACCATTTCGAGATAACCTCTGCAAGTGAGATATCCGCCATAATAGCAATCTCCAAGGATTACAGAGATTTGAAGGAGAGATTGTCCAACATCCTTGTGGGATTTAAAAACGATAAAACCCCCGTATTTGCAAGGGATTTCAATGTGGTGGGTGCAATGGCTGCCGTGCTCCGAGATGCACTGCTTCCTAATCTCGTGCAGACCTCAGAGGGCACACCTGCGGTGGTTCATGCAGGTCCATTTGCAAACATAGCCCACGGGCACAATTCGCTCCTGGCCGATGAGATAGGTATGCGCTATTCAGATTACCTTGTAACGGAGGCAGGTTTTGGCTCAGACCTTGGTGCCGAGAAATTCGTGAACATTGTTGCTCGGATGGGTGATTTTGATATCAGTGGTGCCGTGCTTGTGACCACGGTTAAGGCACTGAAGTACCATGGAGGTGTGAAAAAGAAGCACCTTGAGGAGGAGAATGTGGAGGCATTGGAGAGTGGGGCATCCAACCTTCAGAGGCACATAGATATCGTGCGCAAACTCGGATTTGAACCCGTCGTTGCCATAAATCACTTCCCTCAGGATACGGAACGAGAGTTGAGCAGGTTGCAGGAAATAGTGGAAGATATGGATGTCAAATTTGCAGTGAGCGAGGTATTTGCCAGGGGTGGAGGGGGGGGAATTGATATTGCCAAGCACCTTGAGAGCATACAACCCAGGAAGCCACGGTTCACCTACAAACTCGATGAGCCCATAAGGGAAAAGGTTGAGGCCATAGCCACCGAGATATACGGTGCGAGCGGTGTGGTATGGGAGCAGCAGGCGAAGAAGGATCTCAAATTGGTGGATAAACTGGGATTCAACGATTTCTACGTGTGCATGGCAAAGACCCAGTATTCCCTCAGTGACAATCCAAAATTGCTTGGAGCGCCTGAAAACTTTGAGGTGCATGTTCGCGCTTTGAAGATCTCCTCTGGTGCAAGGTTCGTTGTACCTCTTTTGGGTGATATAAACACCATGCCTGGACTTCCCACAAAACCTGCTGCGGAAAACATAGACCTGACGGATGATGGCCGCATAGTCGGTCTGCACTAA